A genomic window from Carassius auratus strain Wakin chromosome 45, ASM336829v1, whole genome shotgun sequence includes:
- the LOC113063049 gene encoding peroxiredoxin-6-like produces MPGILLGDVFPNFEAETTIGTIKFHEFLGNSWGILFSHPRDFTPVCTTELARAAKLHDEFKKRDVKMIALSIDSVEDHRKWSEDIMSFNQDKTCCPVPFPIIADDKRELSVLLGMLDPDERDKDGMPLTARCVFVVGPDKRLKLSILYPATTGRNFDEILRVIDSLQLTATKKVATPVDWQPGQEVMVIPSLSDEEANKLFPAGFTLKEVPSGKKYIRYTKP; encoded by the exons ATGCCTGGAATTCTGTTAGGAGACGTGTTCCCTAACTTTGAAGCAGAGACTACTATCGGCACAATAAAATTTCACGAATTCTTGGGAAACTC ATGGGGTATCTTGTTCTCACACCCACGTGATTTCACTCCAGTGTGTACGACTGAACTTGCCCGCGCTGCGAAGCTTCACGATGAGTTTAAGAAACGTGATGTGAAGATGATCGCGCTGTCCATTGACAGCGTGGAAGACCACCGCAAATGGAGTGAG GACATTATGTCATTTAATCAAGACAAAACCTGCTGTCCCGTGCCGTTCCCCATCATAGCAGATGACAAGAGGGAGTTATCCGTCTTACTGGGGATGCTGGACCCTGATGAGAGGGATAAAGACGGGATGCCCCTCACTGCTCGCTGT GTGTTTGTCGTTGGCCCTGATAAGAGGCTGAAGCTGTCCATTCTCTATCCAGCCACTACCGGGCGTAATTTTGATGAGATTCTCCGTGTCATAGACTCTCTGCAGCTGACGGCAACAAAGAAGGTGGCCACACCTGTAGACTGGCAG CCTGGTCAAGAAGTCATGGTCATCCCTTCTCTGTCAGATGAAGAGGCCAACAAACTTTTCCCAGCAGGTTTTACCCTCAAAGAGGTGCCTTCTGGGAAAAAATACATACGCTACACTAAACCGTAA
- the LOC113063048 gene encoding phospholipid phosphatase 6-like, with protein sequence MPSPKARSSGSGPCPGGNGRYEFLSLSRAPAPQLLQRQGSDPTTARLRASESPSGRRGSGSSTSSTGGQQLPEEDCMRLNPSFVGIALRSLLAIDLWLSKRLGVCACEDSSWGSVRPLMKLVEISGHGIPWLAGAAYCLYKSDSAAGQEVMLNLLTALVLDLVLVGVMKAVVQRRRPAHNRMDMFATFSVDGYSFPSGHATRAAMCARFLLAHLVLAAPLRVLVLLWATFVGFSRVLLGRHHVTDVAFGFFMGYWQYNLVEMLWLSPVMLQSMIGRLH encoded by the exons ATGCCATCTCCTAAAGCGCGGAGCAGCGGCAGTGGTCCGTGTCCCGGTGGAAACGGGCGCTATGAGTTCCTCTCTCTGAGCCGGGCTCCCGCGCCGCAGCTGCTGCAGAGACAGGGCTCCGACCCCACCACAGCCCGGCTCCGAGCCTCCGAGAGCCCCAGCGGAAGACGCGGCTCGGGGTCGTCCACCTCCTCCACCGGCGGGCAGCAGTTACCGGAGGAAGACTGTATGAGACTAAACCCGTCTTTCGTCGGCATCGCGCTCCGCTCTCTGCTGGCCATCGACCTGTGGCTGTCAAAGCGGCTCGGGGTGTGCGCCTGTGAGGACTCGTCCTGGGGCAGCGTGCGACCCCTCATGAAGCTCGTCGAGATCTCCGGACACGGGATCCCGTGGCTGGCCGGTGCCGCCTACTGTCTGTACAAAAGCGACAGCGCCGCCGGTCAGGAGGTCATGCTGAACCTGCTCACGG CCTTGGTTCTGGACCTGGTCCTGGTCGGCGTGATGAAGGCTGTAGTGCAGCGGCGACGTCCCGCTCATAACCGTATGGACATGTTTGCCACATTCTCTGTGGATGGCTATTCCTTCCCATCAGGCCATGCCACACGTGCTGCAATGTGCGCCCGCTTTCTATTGGCACATCTGGTGCTGGCGGCCCCACTCCGCGTTCTTGTCCTGCTCTGGGCCACATTTGTTGGTTTTTCTAGAGTTCTCCTCGGACGCCATCACGTGACGGATGTCGCCTTCGGTTTCTTCATGGGCTACTGGCAATATAATTTGGTTGAGATGCTCTGGTTGTCTCCAGTCATGTTGCAAAGTATGATTGGACGGCTTCACTGA